A single genomic interval of uncultured Sunxiuqinia sp. harbors:
- a CDS encoding OmpA family protein, translated as MKLLTSILVFFLAFTLSAQELSTKDKGAKKHFQKAILFYQAKENLDAISQLEQALDEDPAFVEAALLLADVYNEIREDSLQVVYLERALKIDLGHADKINYVLGNTYYRMGKYQLALDAYHRFIEKATTDHPFYGKATEKVKLCRYAVTLLSNATVINAINMGPEINSSYDEYWPSLTVDGKTIIYTRLVPVRNGILANQRFQEDFYVASQRNGVWQKSRPMASINTVYNEGAQSISADGKLLFFTACTQNDGYGSCDIYYSRNKGAIWSKPQNAGFPVNTASWESQPSISANGEYLYFASNRKGGKGGMDIWRCRLKGFYTAGDPRWSEPENLGDSINTSGNETSPFIHADGRTLYFSSDMHPGLGGSDVFYSRLMGDSTWKTPENMGYPINTHKDEQGLIVNAAGETAYFSSDRPGSEGLDLYQFELTENMRPTPVSYVQGRVYDRESERPLCAQIELINLDNNQVIAKAESCWERGEFLMCLPLGKEYAFNVSRTGYLFHSENFALKQVRKADNPIKLSIPLSAIKIGNTTVLRNIFFETGKYNLLPHSKTELEKLIVFLKNNPQVKIEIGGHTDHVGGEEMNQMLSEKRAKSVFDYLVENQVSQDRLTYKGYGFSIPIESNETKEGRAKNRRTEFKIISTNKR; from the coding sequence ATGAAATTACTAACTTCAATATTGGTATTCTTTTTGGCTTTTACACTTTCTGCCCAAGAATTATCGACAAAGGATAAAGGAGCCAAGAAGCATTTTCAAAAAGCTATTCTTTTTTATCAGGCGAAAGAAAATCTGGATGCGATTAGTCAATTGGAGCAGGCTTTGGATGAAGATCCTGCATTTGTTGAGGCGGCATTGCTTTTGGCTGACGTTTACAACGAAATCAGAGAAGATAGTTTGCAAGTGGTTTATCTTGAAAGGGCTTTAAAAATAGATTTAGGCCATGCCGACAAAATAAATTACGTGTTAGGGAATACTTACTATCGAATGGGAAAGTACCAGCTAGCGTTAGATGCCTATCATCGTTTTATCGAAAAAGCAACAACAGATCACCCGTTCTATGGCAAAGCAACGGAAAAGGTGAAGCTTTGCCGATATGCAGTTACCTTGTTAAGTAATGCGACTGTTATCAATGCCATTAACATGGGACCAGAAATTAACTCCTCTTATGACGAATATTGGCCGAGTCTGACTGTGGATGGTAAAACGATTATTTATACCCGCTTAGTTCCTGTGAGGAACGGTATTCTTGCAAATCAGCGATTTCAGGAGGACTTTTATGTTGCCAGTCAACGGAATGGAGTATGGCAGAAGTCTCGACCGATGGCATCCATAAATACGGTTTATAACGAAGGGGCTCAAAGTATTTCGGCTGACGGTAAATTATTGTTTTTTACGGCTTGTACACAAAATGACGGGTATGGAAGTTGCGATATTTATTATTCCAGAAACAAAGGAGCTATTTGGTCAAAACCTCAAAATGCAGGATTCCCAGTAAATACCGCGTCGTGGGAATCTCAACCGTCGATTTCGGCAAATGGTGAGTATCTTTATTTTGCCAGTAATCGGAAGGGGGGCAAAGGTGGAATGGATATTTGGCGTTGTCGGCTCAAAGGTTTTTACACTGCTGGAGATCCCCGCTGGAGTGAACCTGAAAATTTGGGCGATTCAATAAATACCTCGGGTAACGAAACCTCACCTTTTATTCATGCAGATGGACGGACACTGTACTTTTCGTCTGACATGCACCCTGGGCTTGGTGGCTCCGATGTTTTTTATTCTCGTTTGATGGGCGATTCAACCTGGAAGACTCCTGAGAATATGGGTTATCCGATCAATACCCATAAAGATGAGCAGGGGCTGATTGTAAATGCAGCCGGTGAAACGGCCTATTTTTCATCCGATAGGCCCGGATCGGAAGGCTTAGATCTATATCAATTTGAGCTAACAGAGAATATGCGTCCTACGCCAGTTTCCTATGTGCAGGGAAGAGTTTATGATAGGGAGAGTGAACGTCCGCTATGTGCGCAGATTGAGCTAATTAATCTAGATAATAATCAAGTTATTGCAAAAGCTGAATCATGTTGGGAACGGGGTGAGTTTTTAATGTGCCTGCCATTAGGAAAAGAATATGCCTTTAATGTTTCAAGAACCGGTTATCTTTTTCATTCCGAAAATTTTGCTCTTAAACAAGTTCGAAAAGCGGACAATCCAATTAAACTAAGTATTCCGCTTAGTGCTATCAAGATTGGAAATACCACTGTTCTTCGGAATATTTTTTTCGAAACGGGTAAATACAATTTACTACCACATTCTAAAACTGAATTGGAGAAGTTAATCGTCTTTTTGAAAAATAATCCACAGGTTAAAATTGAAATAGGGGGACATACTGACCATGTAGGAGGAGAAGAAATGAACCAAATGCTTTCGGAAAAACGAGCAAAATCAGTATTTGATTATCTTGTTGAAAATCAAGTTAGCCAGGATCGATTGACTTACAAAGGATACGGATTTTCAATACCTATTGAGAGTAACGAAACCAAAGAAGGGAGAGCAAAAAACCGCCGAACTGAGTTTAAAATTATTTCAACCAATAAAAGATGA
- the elbB gene encoding isoprenoid biosynthesis glyoxalase ElbB produces the protein MTEKKKIALVLSGNGVYDGSEIHETTLTMLAIVQQGASYEIFAPNIEQAHVINHLTGEEMPEKRNVLVESARIARGKIADLNTYKAENFDALVIPGGFGAAKNLCTFAFDGPDCTVNSDVEKAVLETVDAGKPIGAICIAPAVITKVLKDVEVTIGNDSGTAGAIEKMGGKHTNTTHGEVVYDEKYKVFTTPCYMLDANIEQIATGANNVIKAILKTI, from the coding sequence ATGACAGAAAAGAAAAAAATAGCCCTTGTCCTTTCCGGCAATGGCGTATACGACGGATCTGAAATTCATGAGACAACATTAACCATGCTTGCTATTGTACAACAAGGAGCCAGCTACGAAATATTCGCTCCCAATATTGAGCAAGCTCATGTAATCAACCATCTCACCGGAGAGGAGATGCCCGAAAAACGAAATGTTTTGGTGGAATCAGCCAGAATAGCTCGTGGCAAAATCGCTGATTTAAATACTTACAAAGCTGAAAATTTTGATGCGTTGGTGATTCCGGGAGGATTTGGAGCGGCTAAAAACCTATGCACCTTTGCGTTTGATGGCCCGGACTGTACCGTTAATTCTGATGTTGAAAAAGCAGTGCTTGAAACTGTTGATGCCGGCAAGCCAATTGGCGCAATTTGTATTGCTCCTGCTGTGATAACCAAAGTATTGAAAGATGTGGAAGTGACTATCGGCAATGATTCGGGAACGGCTGGAGCTATTGAAAAAATGGGAGGCAAGCATACAAATACAACTCACGGCGAGGTGGTATACGACGAAAAGTACAAGGTTTTTACAACACCATGCTACATGTTGGATGCAAACATTGAGCAAATTGCAACAGGTGCAAATAATGTAATCAAAGCGATTTTGAAAACCATCTGA
- the metA gene encoding homoserine O-succinyltransferase: protein MPLNIPDQLPAIELLQKENIFVIDKTKASHQDIRPLRIVILNLMPLKISTETDLLRLLSNTPLQVEIDFLKIKGHRHKNTSAEHMRAFYTTFDKIKKNKYDGMIITGAPVEQLPFEEVTYWNEMKEIMDWSVHNVTSSLFICWGSQASLYHFYGIPKYDLEKKTFGVFKHRPSDNKIPIFRGFDDEYFVPHSRHTEIRKEDIDKVPELEVISTSEESGVNMVIAKNGRQLFITGHSEYSRETLSNEYHRDLKKKLPIEVPKNYFPNDDPSQKPIMKWRSAANLLFSNWLNYYVYQLTPYDLEDIR from the coding sequence ATGCCATTAAATATTCCAGATCAATTACCGGCAATTGAGTTGCTTCAAAAGGAAAACATCTTTGTCATTGACAAAACCAAAGCATCTCATCAGGATATTCGTCCACTGAGAATTGTCATCTTAAACCTGATGCCATTAAAAATCTCAACGGAAACCGATTTATTGCGTCTATTATCGAATACTCCGTTGCAGGTTGAAATTGATTTTTTGAAAATCAAAGGTCATCGCCATAAAAACACCTCTGCAGAACATATGCGGGCTTTTTATACCACTTTTGATAAAATCAAGAAGAACAAATATGATGGCATGATCATTACCGGAGCGCCGGTTGAGCAGCTTCCTTTTGAGGAAGTGACCTACTGGAATGAGATGAAAGAAATTATGGATTGGTCAGTCCACAACGTTACCTCTTCCCTATTCATTTGCTGGGGGTCGCAAGCCAGTTTGTATCATTTCTACGGCATTCCAAAATATGACTTGGAAAAGAAAACATTTGGTGTATTTAAACATCGACCTTCTGATAATAAGATTCCCATTTTCAGGGGTTTTGATGATGAGTATTTTGTACCCCACTCACGACATACCGAAATTAGAAAAGAGGATATTGACAAAGTTCCTGAGTTGGAAGTAATCTCCACATCAGAAGAATCGGGTGTGAATATGGTAATAGCCAAAAACGGACGTCAATTGTTCATTACAGGGCATTCTGAATATTCCAGAGAAACCCTGAGTAATGAATATCACCGCGATTTGAAGAAAAAACTTCCAATTGAAGTTCCCAAAAATTATTTCCCAAATGATGATCCGTCACAAAAACCGATCATGAAATGGCGATCTGCAGCCAACTTACTATTTTCCAACTGGCTTAACTATTATGTTTATCAGCTAACGCCTTACGATCTAGAAGATATTCGATAA
- a CDS encoding O-acetylhomoserine aminocarboxypropyltransferase/cysteine synthase has product MTTEKLKFETLQLHAGQEPDPTTGSRAVPIHQTTSYVFNDSDHAANLFALKEFGNIYTRIMNPTSDVFEQRVAALEGGAAALAVASGHAAQFLVFNTLLEMGDNFVSSPYLYGGSYNQFTVSFKRHGIDARLTKDLEPASFEKLIDDKTKAIYLETIGNPAFVIPDFDAIAEIAKKYDIPLIVDNTFAGAGYLFRPIEHGANIVVESATKWIGGHGTSIGGVIVDAGNYNWGNGKFPGFTEPSPGYHGLKYWDVFNFDGPFGNIAFIIKARVEGLRDFGPAISPFNSFLLLQGLETLSLRLDRHVENAKALAEWLENHPKVESVNYPGLKSSPSYELAQKYLPKGAGSMLSFLVKGTEEDAKKVVESLKLVSHLANVGDAKTLIIQPAATTHQQLSAEAQLAAGVYPAQLRVSVGLEHIDDIKADFEQALNQIG; this is encoded by the coding sequence ATGACTACCGAAAAATTAAAATTCGAAACGCTGCAGCTTCATGCAGGGCAAGAGCCAGACCCAACGACAGGATCGCGTGCAGTTCCAATTCACCAAACCACGTCGTACGTGTTTAATGATTCTGACCATGCAGCTAATCTTTTTGCACTGAAAGAGTTTGGAAATATCTACACACGCATTATGAATCCAACATCTGATGTGTTTGAACAACGCGTAGCAGCCCTTGAAGGAGGTGCGGCAGCATTAGCGGTAGCTTCCGGTCATGCAGCACAGTTTTTGGTATTTAACACACTCCTTGAAATGGGAGATAACTTTGTAAGTTCTCCCTACTTATATGGAGGCTCATACAATCAATTTACCGTTTCATTTAAACGTCACGGAATTGACGCTCGCCTGACGAAAGATTTGGAACCAGCTTCATTTGAAAAGTTGATCGATGACAAAACCAAAGCAATTTATCTGGAAACGATTGGCAACCCGGCTTTTGTAATTCCTGACTTCGATGCGATAGCCGAAATTGCTAAAAAATATGACATCCCTTTAATTGTGGATAATACCTTTGCAGGAGCCGGTTATTTATTCCGCCCCATCGAGCATGGAGCCAACATTGTAGTAGAGTCGGCAACGAAATGGATCGGCGGACATGGAACAAGTATTGGCGGTGTGATTGTTGATGCCGGAAACTACAACTGGGGTAACGGAAAATTTCCGGGGTTCACCGAACCGTCACCGGGCTACCATGGGCTAAAATATTGGGACGTCTTCAATTTCGATGGACCATTTGGTAATATAGCGTTCATCATAAAAGCTCGTGTTGAAGGATTGCGTGATTTTGGACCGGCAATTAGTCCTTTTAACTCTTTCCTATTGCTACAAGGATTGGAAACTTTATCTTTGCGCCTTGATAGACATGTTGAAAATGCAAAAGCGCTGGCTGAATGGCTCGAAAACCACCCAAAGGTTGAGAGTGTTAACTACCCCGGGCTGAAAAGTAGTCCTTCGTATGAACTTGCACAGAAATACCTGCCGAAGGGTGCTGGTAGTATGCTTTCATTCCTTGTAAAAGGAACAGAAGAAGATGCCAAAAAGGTAGTAGAAAGCTTAAAGTTGGTGAGCCACCTGGCGAATGTGGGTGATGCGAAGACTTTAATTATTCAACCTGCAGCAACAACGCACCAACAGTTATCAGCAGAAGCACAATTAGCAGCAGGAGTTTATCCGGCACAGCTTCGTGTTTCAGTTGGACTAGAACATATTGACGATATTAAAGCCGACTTTGAGCAGGCTTTAAACCAAATAGGTTAA
- a CDS encoding YjjG family noncanonical pyrimidine nucleotidase — protein sequence MSTFESREKKYKVLFFDLDRTLWDYRENSEQTLKELIKKHIPELGEKFDEYLSIFYDVNESLWLEYRDGRLSKERLSTQRFIDSFKFLGVDAEPFVDEFSVDYIKESPNKTKLFPKTIETLEYLKNAGYRMYLLTNGFVEVQKVKIRDSKLEPFFERMITSEEAGYQKPDRRIFEFALNIVKSKKADCLMIGDDLESDIKGAQNFEIDTVFFNQTGAIHNHTPTFEIKQLDELKMFL from the coding sequence ATGAGTACTTTTGAAAGTAGGGAGAAAAAATATAAAGTTCTTTTTTTTGATTTGGATCGGACTTTATGGGATTACAGGGAGAATTCGGAGCAAACATTGAAAGAACTGATCAAAAAACATATCCCCGAGCTAGGTGAGAAATTTGATGAGTATCTGTCGATATTTTACGATGTAAATGAGAGCTTATGGTTGGAATACCGGGATGGGCGACTTTCAAAAGAGCGCTTGAGCACTCAACGATTCATTGACTCTTTTAAGTTTCTAGGGGTTGATGCAGAGCCCTTTGTGGATGAGTTTAGTGTTGATTACATTAAGGAAAGTCCGAATAAAACCAAATTGTTTCCTAAAACAATTGAGACTTTAGAATATTTAAAGAATGCAGGCTATCGAATGTATCTGTTGACCAATGGTTTTGTTGAAGTCCAAAAAGTTAAAATCAGAGATAGTAAGCTAGAACCTTTTTTTGAAAGGATGATAACTTCGGAGGAAGCTGGATACCAAAAACCAGATAGGAGAATATTTGAGTTTGCACTAAATATCGTAAAGTCAAAAAAAGCCGATTGCTTAATGATAGGTGACGATTTGGAAAGTGATATTAAAGGAGCTCAAAATTTTGAAATTGATACTGTATTTTTCAACCAGACTGGAGCAATACATAACCATACCCCTACTTTTGAAATCAAACAATTAGACGAATTGAAAATGTTTTTATAG
- a CDS encoding class II D-tagatose-bisphosphate aldolase, non-catalytic subunit — protein MNSSHKSNLTTITNTIQEESCVVDIFLDLISENRRGIKKGLYSVCSANSDVLIACIMQAKADNSILLIESTSNQVDQFGGYTGMKPADFVSYVYSLCNTIGFPKNKVLLGGDHLGPNAWQHLPAQEAMSNAKVLIEEYIKAGYLKIHLDTSMYCKDDAGDRKNPLDDNIVAERTSFLCKVAEEAWEKYQQGNPKPIYIVGTEVPVPGGAQEKEDEIIPTSPKALTQTVDSIKYSFSQTGLSDAWTRVIGVVVQPGVEFGDDQVFQYQRKNAAGLSKTITKFDTLVYEAHSTDYQTESNLKALVEDHFCILKVGPWLTFAYREALFALEAMEIEILGKDNPNLSKLRDAIEKSMLEEPRYWEKYYLGDEKLKLFKRKYSFSDRLRYYWPMVEVDAARNRLFDNLKKYRIPPSVLSQYMPVQFNQVCEGLITTSPKELVYSYIQIVTGKYSRACGLSS, from the coding sequence ATGAATAGTTCTCATAAAAGTAATTTAACAACTATAACAAATACAATACAAGAAGAATCCTGTGTAGTTGATATTTTTTTAGACCTAATTTCGGAGAATCGCCGGGGAATAAAAAAAGGCTTATATTCGGTTTGTTCGGCCAATTCCGATGTTCTTATAGCGTGCATTATGCAAGCTAAAGCAGACAACAGCATATTACTCATTGAATCAACATCGAACCAGGTTGATCAATTTGGTGGATATACCGGAATGAAACCAGCCGATTTTGTATCTTATGTGTACTCATTGTGCAACACAATCGGATTTCCCAAAAACAAAGTTTTACTCGGCGGTGACCATTTAGGGCCCAATGCATGGCAACACCTTCCTGCGCAAGAGGCTATGTCGAATGCCAAAGTTCTTATCGAAGAATATATAAAGGCCGGATATTTAAAAATTCATTTAGATACCAGTATGTATTGTAAGGATGATGCTGGTGACAGAAAAAATCCCCTTGATGACAATATTGTTGCAGAAAGGACCTCTTTTTTATGCAAAGTGGCCGAAGAAGCCTGGGAAAAATATCAACAGGGAAATCCGAAACCCATATATATTGTTGGTACAGAAGTTCCTGTGCCCGGTGGAGCTCAAGAAAAAGAAGATGAAATTATTCCAACATCACCCAAAGCTCTTACTCAAACGGTTGATTCAATAAAATACTCCTTTTCCCAAACAGGTTTATCCGATGCGTGGACTCGTGTAATCGGAGTTGTTGTACAACCGGGCGTTGAATTTGGGGATGATCAGGTGTTTCAGTATCAACGGAAAAACGCCGCGGGACTGAGTAAAACAATAACAAAATTCGACACTCTCGTATACGAAGCACATTCTACTGATTATCAGACCGAGTCGAATTTAAAAGCGCTAGTTGAAGACCACTTCTGTATTTTAAAAGTGGGGCCGTGGCTAACCTTTGCTTATCGCGAAGCTTTGTTTGCCCTGGAAGCAATGGAAATAGAAATATTGGGGAAAGACAATCCAAATTTATCGAAACTAAGAGATGCCATTGAAAAATCGATGCTAGAAGAACCACGATATTGGGAAAAATATTATCTAGGCGATGAAAAACTAAAACTTTTTAAACGTAAATATAGTTTTTCTGACCGTTTAAGATACTACTGGCCAATGGTTGAAGTTGATGCTGCACGAAACCGTCTATTTGATAACCTGAAAAAATACAGAATTCCACCATCTGTGTTGAGTCAGTACATGCCTGTCCAGTTTAACCAAGTATGCGAAGGCCTAATAACTACTTCGCCAAAAGAATTGGTATACAGTTATATTCAAATTGTTACAGGAAAATACTCCAGAGCTTGTGGTTTATCAAGTTAA
- a CDS encoding SIS domain-containing protein: MSYLNYSTEELNSNGGIHTAREICSQPEMWEQTYSKFQKERSEIITFLDKVFAHQTLRVILTGAGSSAFIGEALEGVYIKKMQVNCQAIGTTDLITHPDHYFISSEPTLLISFARSGNSPESTAAVELARTHCNNLYELNITCNKDGELAQKANNENSYTFLLPERTNDLSLAMTSSFSSMLLTGLLLLYVHELDSLAPVIGTIQELANSILSEGLQTLKEIAKHDCKRMVFLGSGPLLGIAHESHLKVQELTDGQIICKFDSFLGFRHGPKAIVNESTIIVYLISNNSYSNLYERDLINSVEETKAKEVSVAIGNIFSEKKSDFDYSVQFTKAANTLPEEFLTVFYILPAQIIGFYKSLNLGLSPDSPSKSNAISRVVKGVNIYQMEK; the protein is encoded by the coding sequence ATGAGTTATTTAAATTATTCTACCGAGGAACTAAACTCCAATGGAGGTATTCACACTGCAAGGGAAATATGCAGTCAACCCGAAATGTGGGAGCAGACTTATAGCAAATTCCAGAAAGAGAGAAGTGAAATCATTACATTTCTCGATAAAGTATTTGCGCATCAAACACTAAGAGTAATTCTCACTGGTGCCGGATCATCGGCATTTATCGGAGAAGCACTTGAAGGTGTCTACATAAAAAAAATGCAAGTCAATTGTCAGGCAATAGGAACTACCGATCTAATAACCCATCCCGACCATTATTTCATTTCGTCAGAACCAACATTACTTATTTCATTTGCCCGCTCGGGCAATAGCCCCGAAAGCACTGCTGCTGTTGAACTGGCAAGAACACATTGCAATAATTTATATGAATTAAACATTACCTGTAATAAAGACGGTGAGTTGGCTCAAAAGGCTAATAATGAGAATTCGTACACGTTCTTACTTCCGGAACGAACAAACGACCTGTCGCTCGCAATGACAAGTTCTTTTTCATCTATGCTGCTCACTGGTTTGCTCCTTCTATATGTTCACGAACTTGATTCATTAGCACCAGTAATTGGAACCATACAGGAACTAGCCAATTCAATTCTTTCAGAAGGTCTTCAAACTCTGAAAGAAATTGCAAAGCACGATTGCAAACGCATGGTGTTTTTGGGCTCTGGTCCGTTACTGGGCATCGCTCATGAATCGCATCTGAAAGTTCAGGAGCTGACAGACGGACAAATCATCTGCAAATTTGATTCGTTTCTCGGTTTTAGACATGGCCCAAAAGCAATTGTTAACGAATCCACAATAATCGTCTACCTTATCTCAAATAACTCATATTCTAATCTTTATGAGCGCGATTTGATAAATTCAGTGGAAGAAACCAAAGCAAAAGAGGTTTCTGTAGCTATCGGAAATATCTTTTCAGAGAAAAAGTCAGACTTTGACTATTCAGTGCAATTCACTAAGGCAGCAAACACCCTTCCTGAAGAGTTTCTAACCGTGTTCTATATTCTTCCTGCTCAAATAATCGGATTTTATAAATCTTTGAATCTTGGGTTATCTCCCGATTCTCCATCAAAAAGCAACGCAATAAGCCGGGTTGTAAAAGGAGTCAACATCTATCAAATGGAAAAATAA
- a CDS encoding T9SS type A sorting domain-containing protein: MKRKLLFLFALVFVLLSSANAQKKTIAFVEDPSNFSTLQDGVKNALTAANYDVTTISVADGIDFDVLNNFGVVIMSRTITSNAVAEAASWAQLDVPMLVMSPYVLGYDKLNFLGGIDNTYVGKSEDGTATTITQATPLVEDDVFQGVTSDGADFDFYTSFYNIPYYKVADFTAYDNSGIPMVAIKEGSALGGDGSVIMARWPANKETYPGSGTTPVAARSYIGIGADVWGGPYNYDNYTDQSKQLLLNEVSYLMSLSKNGNVSGGNSNATIAFIEDPNNFSTLQDGVKEALTAANYNVTIMSVDDGFDFDVLANYGVVIMSRTITSNAVTEAASWAELDVPMLVMSPYVLGYDKLNFLGGIDNTYVNKSEDGTATTITQATPLVEDDVFEGVTSNGADFDFYTSFYNIPYYKASDFTAYENSGIPMVAIKNGSVLGGDGAVIMARWPANTETYPGSGTTPAAVRSYIGIGADVWGGPYNYDNYTDQSKKLLVNEVGYLMSLSTETPTSVNHSLFSTEASVNVYPNPSIDGEIMLTLTEKTQKSAILKIHSITGRMVYTTDLGYEDNYTLNINLNKGIYLATIIQDGKKTSKKIIVQ, encoded by the coding sequence ATGAAAAGAAAATTACTTTTTTTGTTTGCTTTAGTATTTGTGCTTCTATCTAGTGCAAATGCACAAAAGAAAACCATTGCCTTTGTTGAAGATCCATCCAATTTTTCCACTTTACAAGATGGAGTAAAAAATGCACTTACGGCTGCAAACTACGATGTCACAACTATTTCGGTAGCTGATGGTATTGATTTTGATGTTTTGAATAATTTTGGAGTAGTTATAATGAGCAGGACGATTACCAGTAATGCGGTAGCTGAAGCAGCCAGCTGGGCACAATTGGATGTTCCGATGCTTGTTATGAGTCCTTACGTATTGGGCTACGATAAGCTAAACTTTCTAGGAGGAATAGATAATACTTATGTAGGTAAATCGGAAGATGGCACAGCCACTACCATAACGCAAGCTACACCATTAGTTGAGGATGATGTATTTCAAGGAGTAACAAGCGATGGCGCAGATTTCGATTTCTACACCTCTTTTTACAATATTCCTTATTACAAAGTTGCAGATTTTACTGCTTATGATAACTCGGGAATTCCTATGGTTGCCATTAAAGAGGGCTCAGCTCTTGGAGGAGATGGTTCGGTAATTATGGCCCGTTGGCCTGCAAACAAAGAAACCTATCCTGGTTCGGGAACTACACCGGTAGCTGCTCGCTCTTATATTGGAATTGGAGCCGACGTTTGGGGAGGCCCTTATAATTACGATAACTATACTGATCAGTCAAAGCAACTTCTCTTAAATGAAGTGAGTTATTTGATGAGCCTTTCAAAAAATGGTAACGTTTCAGGTGGAAACTCAAATGCAACCATTGCATTTATTGAGGATCCTAACAATTTTTCCACTTTACAGGACGGAGTAAAAGAGGCTTTGACTGCTGCAAACTACAATGTTACAATTATGTCAGTAGATGATGGATTCGATTTTGATGTATTAGCAAACTATGGAGTAGTTATAATGAGCAGAACGATTACTAGTAACGCAGTAACTGAAGCGGCCAGTTGGGCCGAATTAGATGTTCCTATGCTTGTAATGAGTCCCTATGTACTAGGCTATGATAAGCTAAACTTTCTTGGAGGAATAGACAACACTTATGTAAATAAATCGGAAGATGGTACAGCCACTACCATTACACAAGCTACACCATTAGTTGAGGATGATGTATTTGAAGGAGTAACAAGCAATGGCGCAGACTTTGATTTCTATACATCTTTTTACAATATTCCTTATTACAAAGCTTCAGACTTTACAGCTTATGAAAATTCAGGAATACCGATGGTTGCCATCAAGAATGGCTCAGTTCTTGGAGGAGATGGGGCGGTAATTATGGCTCGTTGGCCTGCAAACACAGAAACCTATCCTGGTTCGGGAACAACTCCGGCAGCCGTTCGCTCTTATATTGGAATTGGAGCCGACGTTTGGGGAGGGCCTTATAATTACGATAACTATACTGATCAGTCGAAGAAACTACTCGTGAACGAAGTAGGTTATTTAATGAGTTTATCAACCGAGACTCCTACAAGTGTTAATCATTCGCTATTTAGTACAGAAGCCTCTGTTAATGTCTATCCGAACCCTTCAATCGATGGAGAAATTATGTTAACACTAACAGAGAAAACTCAGAAATCTGCCATTTTAAAAATACACTCTATTACCGGTCGGATGGTATATACAACAGATTTAGGGTACGAAGACAACTATACCCTAAATATCAACTTAAATAAAGGAATTTATCTGGCAACAATTATCCAAGATGGTAAAAAAACAAGTAAAAAAATAATAGTTCAGTAG